From one Perca flavescens isolate YP-PL-M2 chromosome 4, PFLA_1.0, whole genome shotgun sequence genomic stretch:
- the soat2 gene encoding sterol O-acyltransferase 2, with protein MTTAEQPNGLWHRNIKARQSDETSGHVGGHKVQNEEDLRQWQKHAQKVKEKILEQVHDQLSDLLDKALTESVQPVTQIQKKMPSRSQRMDDGKVFMERPSLLDELFEINHIRTIYHMFIAVLLIFCLSTLAVDYIDQGRLVLEFDLLFFAFGKLGTVTCAWFVMFVYTLLVPYYTLVFWGSLYHSFPSKLGLSLGTGLVLSVVQTCVLGLFPIYVAVHYQLPPASRFIVILEQIRFLMKSYSFMRETAPVIMKNTAKEGQSPRFPTFSSYLYFLFCPTLIYRESYPRNTHIRWKYVGITLGMILGCLFYGYFILVRLCVPVFRPETNMPLSKRSMVLAVFNSILPGIMLLLLCFFAFLHCWLNLFGELLCFADRMFYKDWWNSTSFANYYRTWNVVVHDWLYYYGYRDFLWLSNRKFRTAAMLSVFIVSAVVHEYALAIGFGFFYPVMFCLFALFGVMFNFTMNDKRQSPVFNVIMWACLFLGQGVQVCLYCQEWYAQIHCPRTGNSFWELVTPRSWFCSYQR; from the exons ATGACGACTGCGGAGCAACCTAATGGACTGTGGCACCGAAACATCAAGGCCCGTCAGTCAGATGAGACCTCCGGCCATG TTGGGGGTCATAAAGTACAAAATGAAGAAGATCTAAGACAGTGGCAGAAACATGCACAG aAGGTGAAGGAGAAGATCTTGGAGCAGGTCCATGATCAGCTCAGTGATTTACTTGACAAAGCTCTGACTGAGTCAGTCCAGCCTGTTAcccaaatacagaaaaaaatgccATCCAG ATCTCAGAGAATGGATGACGGCAAGGTGTTTATGGAAAGACCGTCACTGCTGGA tGAGCTGTTTGAGATCAACCACATCAGGACCATCTACCACATGTTCATCGCCGTACTCCTCATCTTCTGTCTGAGCACGCTGGCTGTCGACTACATCGACCAGGGCAG GTTGGTCTTGGAGTTTGACCTGTTGTTCTTCGCCTTTGGGAAGCTGGGGACGGTCACCTGTGCCTGGTTTGTGATGTTTGTCTACACCCTGCTTGTTCCCTACTACACCCTGGTGTTTTGGGGATCTTTGTATCACAGCTTCCCCTCTAAATTGGGGCTCTCTCTCGGCACGGGCCTGGTCCTGTCTGTAGTGCAGACCTGCGTACTGGGACTGTTCCCTATCTATGTGGCTGTGCACTACCAGCTTCCACCAGCCTCACGGTTCATTGTGATACTGGAGCAG ATTCGATTCCTGATGAAGAGCTACTCATTCATGAGAGAAACCGCTCCTGTTATTATGAAGAATACAGCAAAGGAAG GACAAAGTCCCAGATTCCCAACATTTTCCAGCTATTTGTACTTCCTCTTCTGTCCAACACTTATCTACAGGGAATCATACCCTCG GAATACCCACATAAGATGGAAGTATGTTGGCATCACACTTGGCATG ATCTTAGGATGCCTGTTTTACGGCTACTTCATCTTGGTCCGTCTTTGTGTGCCCGTCTTCAGACCTGAGACCAACATGCCTCTGAGTAAACGATCAATGGTTCTGGCGGTGTTCAACTCAATATTACCAG GTATAATGCTCcttctgttgtgtttctttgcCTTCCTGCACTGCTGGCTCAACCTCTTCGGAGAGCTGCTGTGTTTTGCTGACAGAATGTTTTACAAG GACTGGTGGAACTCGACGTCTTTCGCCAACTATTACCGTACCTGGAATGTAGTGGTTCATGACTGGCTTTATTACTACGGATACAGAGACTTCCTCTGG CTGTCAAATAGGAAATTCCGAACAGCTGCCATGCTCTCTGTGTTCATCGTCTCTGCTGTCGTCCATGAGTACGCCTTGGCCATTGGCTTCGGCTTCTTCTATCCCGTCATGTTCTGTCTCTTTGCCCTCTTTGGAG TGATGTTCAACTTTACCATGAACGACAAGCGACAGAGCCCTGTGTTTAACGTCATCATGTGGGCGTGTCTCTTCCTTGGTCAGGGCGTCCAGGTGTGTTTGTACTGCCAGGAGTGGTACGCCCAGATACACTGCCCTCGGACAGGG AATAGCTTCTGGGAGTTGGTGACGCCTCGATCATGGTTCTGCAGCTACCAGAGATAA